A stretch of the Parabacteroides timonensis genome encodes the following:
- a CDS encoding DUF4286 family protein, whose product MIVYNTTFNIENDILTECIEYLKKSYIPRAAASGFLRTPYLRRILQDETEDASSYSVQFHVKNPETLEYWMQSEGRALQQELITRFGTKIVGFSTLLEEIDWEND is encoded by the coding sequence ATGATCGTTTATAATACAACATTCAATATAGAGAATGATATCCTTACCGAGTGCATAGAATATCTGAAAAAGAGTTATATACCTCGTGCTGCAGCCAGCGGATTTTTAAGAACACCTTACTTACGCCGTATCTTACAGGATGAGACTGAGGATGCGAGCAGTTACTCGGTGCAGTTCCATGTAAAGAATCCGGAGACACTGGAATACTGGATGCAATCGGAAGGCCGTGCCCTGCAACAGGAGTTGATTACACGTTTCGGAACCAAGATCGTTGGGTTCAGTACCTTACTGGAAGAAATAGACTGGGAGAATGATTAA
- the ruvC gene encoding crossover junction endodeoxyribonuclease RuvC yields MIKDRVILGIDPGTIVMGYGVLKIEGNKPKLEAMGVLQLNKYEDHYLRLKKIFERVLALIDQYHPDELAIEAPFFGKNVQSMLKLGRAQGVAMAAALEREIPIFEYAPLKIKMSITGNGNAAKEQVAGMLQRFLHIPEESMLPQLDATDGLAAAVCHYFQTNNPISEKKYTGWKDFMAKNPGKVRK; encoded by the coding sequence ATGATTAAAGACCGTGTTATATTAGGTATAGACCCCGGAACGATCGTGATGGGATACGGTGTCCTGAAGATCGAAGGGAATAAACCTAAACTTGAGGCTATGGGCGTACTGCAACTGAACAAGTACGAAGATCATTACCTGCGCTTAAAGAAGATATTCGAACGTGTACTGGCGCTTATCGACCAATATCATCCTGACGAATTGGCAATCGAGGCGCCGTTCTTCGGAAAGAATGTGCAGAGTATGCTGAAGCTGGGAAGAGCCCAAGGCGTTGCCATGGCGGCTGCTTTGGAACGGGAAATCCCGATCTTCGAATACGCACCGTTGAAGATCAAAATGTCTATTACCGGTAACGGGAATGCAGCGAAAGAACAGGTGGCAGGAATGCTACAACGTTTCCTGCATATTCCCGAAGAGTCGATGTTACCCCAATTGGATGCGACCGACGGATTGGCAGCCGCTGTATGTCATTATTTCCAGACAAATAATCCTATCTCGGAGAAGAAGTATACCGGCTGGAAAGACTTTATGGCAAAGAATCCCGGTAAGGTGAGGAAATAA
- a CDS encoding ferritin, whose translation MILSRNLSKAFNEQVEAEMWSSNLYLSMSIYFQKAGLNGCAHWMRKQAEEEMEHAHKMIDFAIDRGGDITINQINVVPTAWGTPLEVFEHVYKHEVHVSELIDKMVDIAEADNDHAAKDFLYGFVREQVEEESSAKAIVDQLKMYGEHHAILLDHKLGKR comes from the coding sequence ATGATCTTAAGTAGGAACTTATCAAAAGCTTTCAATGAACAGGTAGAAGCAGAAATGTGGTCTTCAAACCTGTACCTGTCAATGTCAATCTATTTCCAGAAAGCAGGCTTGAACGGCTGTGCGCACTGGATGAGAAAACAGGCAGAAGAAGAAATGGAACATGCCCACAAGATGATCGATTTCGCTATCGACCGCGGGGGTGACATCACTATAAATCAGATTAATGTCGTTCCGACTGCATGGGGTACTCCGTTGGAAGTATTCGAACATGTCTACAAACACGAAGTGCATGTATCAGAGTTGATCGACAAGATGGTTGACATCGCCGAAGCCGACAACGATCATGCTGCCAAAGACTTCTTATATGGTTTCGTTCGCGAACAGGTAGAAGAAGAATCATCGGCAAAGGCAATTGTAGACCAACTGAAAATGTATGGAGAACATCATGCAATTCTTTTGGATCATAAGCTTGGCAAAAGATAA
- the gdhA gene encoding NADP-specific glutamate dehydrogenase yields MKTEVILSALEAKHPGEKEYLQAVKEVLLSIEEVYNQHPEFEKAKIIERLVEPERIFTFRVPWVDDKGEVQVNLGYRVQFNNAIGPYKGGIRFHPSVNLSILKFLGFEQTFKNALTTLPMGGGKGGSDFAPRGKSDAEIMRFCQAFIMELWRNLGPDRDVPAGDIGVGGREVGYMYGMYKKLARENTGTFTGKGMEFGGSILRPEATGYGALYFVHQMLETHGIDIKGKTVAVSGFGNVAWGATKKATELGAKVVTISGPDGYVYDPDGISGDKIEYMLELRNSGNDIVAPYADEYPNATFYPGKKPWEQKVDIALPCATQNELDADDARKLIENKTLCVAEVSNMGCTAEAVDLFIEHKQLFAPGKAVNAGGVATSGLEMTQNAMHISWTAEEVDARLHQIMGAIHEQCLAHGKDGNYVNYVKGANIAGFMKVAKAMMAQGIV; encoded by the coding sequence AAGATCATCGAACGGCTGGTAGAACCGGAACGTATCTTTACTTTCCGTGTACCCTGGGTAGACGATAAAGGTGAAGTACAAGTCAATTTAGGATACCGCGTACAATTTAATAATGCGATCGGCCCGTATAAAGGAGGAATCCGTTTCCATCCGTCTGTAAACCTTTCTATCCTTAAGTTCCTGGGATTTGAACAAACATTCAAAAATGCACTGACAACCCTGCCGATGGGTGGCGGTAAAGGCGGTTCAGACTTTGCTCCCCGTGGAAAGAGCGATGCAGAGATCATGCGTTTCTGCCAGGCTTTCATTATGGAACTGTGGCGTAACCTGGGTCCGGATCGTGACGTTCCGGCAGGTGATATCGGCGTTGGTGGACGCGAGGTAGGTTATATGTATGGAATGTACAAGAAACTGGCTCGTGAAAACACTGGTACTTTCACCGGTAAAGGCATGGAGTTCGGAGGTTCTATCCTTCGTCCGGAAGCTACCGGCTACGGTGCTCTCTATTTCGTACATCAGATGCTCGAAACACATGGAATCGATATAAAAGGAAAAACAGTAGCCGTTTCCGGTTTTGGAAATGTGGCTTGGGGAGCGACAAAGAAAGCTACCGAACTGGGTGCTAAAGTCGTAACGATCTCCGGTCCGGACGGATATGTGTATGATCCGGACGGTATCTCGGGCGATAAGATCGAGTACATGCTGGAATTGCGTAACAGCGGCAACGATATCGTGGCACCTTATGCCGACGAATATCCTAACGCCACTTTCTATCCCGGCAAGAAGCCTTGGGAACAGAAAGTGGATATTGCCCTTCCTTGCGCTACCCAGAATGAGCTGGATGCCGACGATGCCCGCAAGCTGATCGAGAACAAGACCTTATGCGTTGCTGAAGTCTCCAACATGGGATGTACGGCGGAAGCTGTCGATCTGTTCATCGAACACAAACAGTTGTTTGCTCCGGGTAAAGCCGTTAACGCAGGCGGTGTAGCTACTTCCGGACTTGAAATGACGCAGAATGCCATGCATATCTCCTGGACTGCCGAAGAAGTGGATGCCAGACTGCATCAGATCATGGGTGCTATCCACGAGCAATGCCTTGCTCACGGTAAGGACGGCAATTATGTGAACTATGTGAAAGGTGCCAACATTGCCGGCTTCATGAAAGTTGCCAAAGCTATGATGGCGCAAGGTATTGTATAA